Proteins co-encoded in one Ictalurus punctatus breed USDA103 chromosome 18, Coco_2.0, whole genome shotgun sequence genomic window:
- the lman1 gene encoding protein ERGIC-53 isoform X1 gives MAVSMAKLLAAQRCLLLVSVLFHCSVRCETATEEPPHRRFEYKYSFKGPHLTQSDGMIPFWVHTGNAIPSADQIRITPSLRSQRGSVWTKTPVNFEHWEAEVAFRISGRGRTGADGLAIWYTQDQGLEGPVYGAADQWNGLGIFFDSFDNDGKKNNPAILVVGNNGKLIYDHQNDGSTQALGTCLRDFRNKPYPVRAKVTYYRKTLTVMINYGFMPGKDDYEFCAKVENMVIPSTGYFGISAATGGLADDHDVLSFLLFRLTEPGQNLPPPEQEIPKEEQDKYQEEFQNFQQELDKKKEEFQKEHPDVHGQPMEDLYESVSDREIRQVFEGQNQIHMEIKQLNRQLAMILDEQRRYVSVITEEISKRSGQAQSGQGPSQESDTIITNQQEVLRNLNELRNSFSVVVQQLSAAQQGNAGALGTYETIQHFNDIKEHLHVVKRNVEHIIQRNAAPAEKQKCPEPPPPPCLSTAHFVIFVVVQTLLFFGYAVYKSQKEAAAKKFF, from the exons ATGGCGGTGTCCATGGCGAAGCTCCTGGCTGCACAGCGATGTCTGCTCCTCGTTTCAGTGCTGTTTCACTGCTCGGTTCGGTGCGAAACAGCAACCGAGGAGCCGCCGCATCGCCGCTTCGAGTATAAATACAGCTTTAAAGGTCCTCACCTGACTCAGAGCGACGGAATGATCCCGTTTTGGGTTCACACTGGCA ATGCGATCCCAAGTGCCGATCAGATCCGGATCACACCATCTCTTCGCAGTCAGAGGGGGTCAGTTTGGACCAAAACTCCCGTGAACTTCGAGCACTGGGAGGCCGAGGTGGCGTTCCGTATATCCGGACGAGGGAGAACCGGAGCTGACGGACTG GCCATATGGTACACACAGGATCAGGGTCTGGAGGGTCCAGTGTACGGAGCTGCTGATCAGTGGAACGGCTTGGGAATTTTCTTCGACTCCTTTGACAATGACGGGAAG aaaaataatccGGCCATCCTCGTCGTGGGAAACAACGGCAAACTTATTTACGATCATCAGAA CGATGGTTCGACCCAAGCCCTGGGCACCTGCCTCCGAGATTTCAGGAATAAACCATATCCGGTCCGAGCCAAAGTCACCTACTACAGGAAGACGTTAACG GTTATGATCAATTACGGATTCATGCCGGGGAAGGACGATTATGAATTCTGTGCCAAAGTGGAAAACATGGTCATTCCGTCCACCGGATATTTCGGCATTTCGGCTGCTACAGGAGGACTTGCAG ATGACCATGATGTCCTGTCGTTCCTGCTGTTCAGATTAACCGAGCCCGGACAAAACCTG CCTCCACCTGAACAAGAGATTCCCAAAGAGGAGCAGGACAAGTACCAGGAGGAATTTCAGAATTTCCAGCAAGAGctagacaaaaagaaagaagagtttCAGAAGGAGCACCCCGACGTTCACGGGCAGCCCa tgGAGGATCTGTACGAGAGCGTGAGCGACCGTGAGATCCGTCAGGTGTTCGAGGGTCAAAACCAAATCCACATGGAGATTAAACAGCTGAACCGGCAGTTGGCCATGATCCTGGACGAGCAGCGCCGCTACGTCTCTGTCATCACCGAGGAGATCTCCAAACGCTCAGGACAGGCCCAGTCGGGGCAG GGTCCGAGTCAGGAATCGGACACAATAATCACGAATCAGCAGGAAGTCCTGCGCAACCTCAACGAGTTAAG aaACAGTTTTTCAGTGGTGGTGCAGCAGCTGAGTGCAGCACAGCAGGGAAACGCAGGCGCTTTGGGCACGTACGAGACGATCCAACACTTTAACGACATCAAAGAGCATCTACACGTCGTCAAGAGGAACGTCGAGCACATCATCCAGAGAAACGCG GCTCCAGCGGAGAAGCAGAAATGTCCCGAGCCGCCTCCTCCACCCTGTCTCTCCACAGCGCACTTCGTCATCTTCGTCGTTGTTCAGACGCTGCTGTTTTTCGGATACGCCGTGTACAA aaGCCAAAAGGAAGCAGCAGCGAAGAAATTCTTTTGA
- the lman1 gene encoding protein ERGIC-53 isoform X2, giving the protein MAVSMAKLLAAQRCLLLVSVLFHCSVRCETATEEPPHRRFEYKYSFKGPHLTQSDGMIPFWVHTGNAIPSADQIRITPSLRSQRGSVWTKTPVNFEHWEAEVAFRISGRGRTGADGLAIWYTQDQGLEGPVYGAADQWNGLGIFFDSFDNDGKKNNPAILVVGNNGKLIYDHQNDGSTQALGTCLRDFRNKPYPVRAKVTYYRKTLTVMINYGFMPGKDDYEFCAKVENMVIPSTGYFGISAATGGLADDHDVLSFLLFRLTEPGQNLPPPEQEIPKEEQDKYQEEFQNFQQELDKKKEEFQKEHPDVHGQPMEDLYESVSDREIRQVFEGQNQIHMEIKQLNRQLAMILDEQRRYVSVITEEISKRSGQAQSGQGPSQESDTIITNQQEVLRNLNELRNSFSVVVQQLSAAQQGNAGALGTYETIQHFNDIKEHLHVVKRNVEHIIQRNAAPAEKQKCPEPPPPPCLSTAHFVIFVVVQTLLFFGYAVYNQKEAAAKKFF; this is encoded by the exons ATGGCGGTGTCCATGGCGAAGCTCCTGGCTGCACAGCGATGTCTGCTCCTCGTTTCAGTGCTGTTTCACTGCTCGGTTCGGTGCGAAACAGCAACCGAGGAGCCGCCGCATCGCCGCTTCGAGTATAAATACAGCTTTAAAGGTCCTCACCTGACTCAGAGCGACGGAATGATCCCGTTTTGGGTTCACACTGGCA ATGCGATCCCAAGTGCCGATCAGATCCGGATCACACCATCTCTTCGCAGTCAGAGGGGGTCAGTTTGGACCAAAACTCCCGTGAACTTCGAGCACTGGGAGGCCGAGGTGGCGTTCCGTATATCCGGACGAGGGAGAACCGGAGCTGACGGACTG GCCATATGGTACACACAGGATCAGGGTCTGGAGGGTCCAGTGTACGGAGCTGCTGATCAGTGGAACGGCTTGGGAATTTTCTTCGACTCCTTTGACAATGACGGGAAG aaaaataatccGGCCATCCTCGTCGTGGGAAACAACGGCAAACTTATTTACGATCATCAGAA CGATGGTTCGACCCAAGCCCTGGGCACCTGCCTCCGAGATTTCAGGAATAAACCATATCCGGTCCGAGCCAAAGTCACCTACTACAGGAAGACGTTAACG GTTATGATCAATTACGGATTCATGCCGGGGAAGGACGATTATGAATTCTGTGCCAAAGTGGAAAACATGGTCATTCCGTCCACCGGATATTTCGGCATTTCGGCTGCTACAGGAGGACTTGCAG ATGACCATGATGTCCTGTCGTTCCTGCTGTTCAGATTAACCGAGCCCGGACAAAACCTG CCTCCACCTGAACAAGAGATTCCCAAAGAGGAGCAGGACAAGTACCAGGAGGAATTTCAGAATTTCCAGCAAGAGctagacaaaaagaaagaagagtttCAGAAGGAGCACCCCGACGTTCACGGGCAGCCCa tgGAGGATCTGTACGAGAGCGTGAGCGACCGTGAGATCCGTCAGGTGTTCGAGGGTCAAAACCAAATCCACATGGAGATTAAACAGCTGAACCGGCAGTTGGCCATGATCCTGGACGAGCAGCGCCGCTACGTCTCTGTCATCACCGAGGAGATCTCCAAACGCTCAGGACAGGCCCAGTCGGGGCAG GGTCCGAGTCAGGAATCGGACACAATAATCACGAATCAGCAGGAAGTCCTGCGCAACCTCAACGAGTTAAG aaACAGTTTTTCAGTGGTGGTGCAGCAGCTGAGTGCAGCACAGCAGGGAAACGCAGGCGCTTTGGGCACGTACGAGACGATCCAACACTTTAACGACATCAAAGAGCATCTACACGTCGTCAAGAGGAACGTCGAGCACATCATCCAGAGAAACGCG GCTCCAGCGGAGAAGCAGAAATGTCCCGAGCCGCCTCCTCCACCCTGTCTCTCCACAGCGCACTTCGTCATCTTCGTCGTTGTTCAGACGCTGCTGTTTTTCGGATACGCCGTGTACAA CCAAAAGGAAGCAGCAGCGAAGAAATTCTTTTGA